A stretch of the Lonchura striata isolate bLonStr1 chromosome 15, bLonStr1.mat, whole genome shotgun sequence genome encodes the following:
- the HAND1 gene encoding heart- and neural crest derivatives-expressed protein 1, with translation MNLVGGYQHHHHHHHHHHHHMLHDPFLFGPAARCHQERAYFPGWVLNPAEATPELAGQSPNYGPAEYGPAGPGRLEALSGRLGRRKGVGGPKKERRRTESINSAFAELRECIPNVPADTKLSKIKTLRLATSYIAYLMEVLAKDSQPGDTEGFKAELKKADGRENKRKRETQPEVYSQPLGHGEKKLKGRTGWPQQVWALELNP, from the exons ATGAACCTGGTGGGGGGCTACCagcatcaccaccaccaccaccaccaccaccaccaccacatgCTGCACGACCCCTTCCTCTTCGGGCCGGCGGCGCGGTGCCACCAGGAGCGCGCCTACTTCCCCGGCTGGGTGCTCAACCCGGCCGAGGCGACCCCCGAGCTCGCCGGGCAGAGCCCGAACTACGGCCCCGCCGAGTACGgcccggccggcccggggcggctGGAGGCTCTCAGCGGCCGCCTGGGACGGCGAAAAGGTGTCGGGGGACCCAAGAAGGAGCGGCGGAGGACGGAGAGCATCAACAGCGCCTTCGCCGAGCTCCGCGAGTGCATCCCCAACGTGCCCGCCGACACCAAGCTCTCCAAAATCAAGACCCTGCGCCTGGCCACCAGCTACATCGCCTACCTGATGGAGGTGCTGGCCAAGGACAGCCAGCCCGGGGACACCGAGGGCTTCAAAGCCGAGCTCAAGAAGGCGGACGGCAGGGAGAacaagaggaaaagggagaCG CAGCCCGAGGTCTATTCGCAGCCTCTGGGTCACGGCGAGAAGAAGCTGAAGGGCCGGACGGGTTGGCCCCAGCAGGTCTGGGCTCTGGAACTGAACccctga